In Silene latifolia isolate original U9 population chromosome 6, ASM4854445v1, whole genome shotgun sequence, the genomic window GAGAGAAAATGAAAGATGatgaaataaaagagaagaaagaaaGGATAAATgatgaaccaaaaaaaaaaacaaaaaaaaaggatgacctattgggaaaaaaaaaagtaaaaaaaaaaagatgaccTGTTGTGAAACCGATATTTAGAGTTCAATGGTGGTCTGAGTTTAATACAAGTTAAATAACTgtattattcccatgaaataactGTATTTAGTAAGTGTTTACTCGCTCTGTCtgagtcatttgttgtcctttctattttaagaatgaatttgatgagcaatttaatcattcacactcaatttgttccacttgtcatttaataattagTTCATTCCTTTTTTCTGAGTCTTTGTGCGAATACTAAAAGACAACAATTAACCGGGACGGATGAAGTATAATACAATTCATAGATCACCGCTTGACATGGAGGAAATTTTGATGTAATCAAAAGCTAAACATTCAAGCATTGGGTGAATATCATGCATACCAGTTGATCAAACTATATGACAAAGTACTAGCGTAAATTACTGAAGAGGGGACAAGCCCAAGAGTGTATTTTACATGTAATTCTTGCCACAAAATTGAAGACAGTGCAATTGAAGGCCCCCCacaatgaatgaatgaatgaaacaTAAATCTAAGAAATGGATGAATGTGCGTCTAATTACCAAAATTACCAAAATTGGTCAatataagaccatccccaagcagaaggtcgatATAATCGGGTCACCAAAATTTTTCCTCTTAATCAcaccttattaatcttgacccTCTTTCATCCTCCTCCTGCGAGGGTCACGACCTGGTCACCAACCCaattatttttccactttttaacATTTTTAATCATTTACCACATTCACAACCCCACCAAAACCTTTATCTTACTTTTACAATTATTATTTACTAACATCCAAGCAATTAGAGGGTGCCACATATAAGGTCACCAACAAATTGACCTTTCTTATtcaaggtcacaaattgaccttttcTTATTCAAGGTCACCAACTAGGTCTTCCTAATCCTTGTTTAAGGAGTCATTAGcatgacccaacaaggtcacgacccagtcggtgaccttgcttggggatggtctaaatATATAATGTATATTCTCCTTTGCTTGCTTGCTGTGAATCTGAGGTAGATTCCATGGTGATGAGCTAGAAAACTTCGTTTTCCAAGCTCATGTATAATTATAAATCAACAAAATTTTCATTCCTACAACTGCAAAATAGACAAGAAAATTATATTCATATTAGAGATAATCTGAGAATAATAATTATTGAGAGatcaaaactaattaattttgtatatctAGGTATTAAAAAAGGTAACATTGACTTACCTTTGTATATATATATCTAAGATTTGAATTGATCACGTAGAACTTTGACTAAATCATCAAGTAGAATTAATCAAAGTCGTCATTCATCACACAACTTAAAATGAGAATCTTGTCGTAATGCTCCAGCTAATTTGCAGGCTGTTTGTAGGAATTTCCCTGCATGCATCATTAATCAAGTCAATGTCTACTCTTAAGACATGCACTGCACGTACGTGCTTAATTTGACTTTACAATTAAAATATTACCCATTTTATAAGATTAATTTCATGCTTAATTAATTACTTGTACTAGTATAACTTAGAGCAAATAATGCATATTGACAGTTATTATGTAGCTGTACAAAATCCAAGAAAGCGTGACCGATTCACCAAGATCTTTGTGACTTTAATTGAGTGCATCATTCTGCAAGTAACTCAATTGTTCTTAACCAATGTTTGCAAAATATTTCAGAAAGACAATTCCCTCCAGTAACATACCGACTACTTTAGTAACATGAATATGTTGTACAttgtcttttttattttattagaaCTAGCATCACTTATTTATCTTTGAATAATAATATTACTCCATATGAATAATAATGTTACTCCGTGTGAGTTTCTACTCTATCTTTTAAGACATACTATTCCGTAGTTCAGAGTTCTTATGGACGATCCATTGGTGACATATTTGAAAAGTTTTACCCTCTCAAATTGTATCGAGCATTACGCCTACCTTTTAAACAACCTTATAAATCTTTTACTAGTATAGGCTTAGGGTATTGATTCTTCTTTACACAacatactagtattggtgcccggcttcgcccgaactacctctacttaccattaattttttttttcattaaataaaattacttaaagttgcataacccataaatttatcattaatatatttttcaatgacatatcctaaaattacgacgaaataaattttgagacaaattcactactcccgctattaatattttactcttattaatgaaataatagtaataacatttcactacttgctcgtaatcattgttactttcactactcccgccgtaattattattactgtcactactgccgcattaatattgataatttcactactcccgccgtaattattgttattttcactattgacgcattaatattgattatttcactactcccgttgttgtttctaccactttcattaatgtcgctgataatattgttacttttactattcaaatgagtgattactatcatataactatatccaatgttactacgattcttttctttactacgaaattacttttactacttaggcatgcaattttaaggggattatatatttatataaatatattacatatatgcattaaatcaaatcgaatgaattatgcaatattatatattatggaatctaacttgaattatttataacctacttatattatatttttgtatgttaaataattaacatctctatacatctaataacctataaagtttaataaaattgcatagattttaaatttaatatataattttatgatgataataattaataccataagtgtgcatgtttatactaattaattattttattttaaggaaattgaccatcttctagtcttcaataaatatttaggaaaattaccaagcatcttctttcttttagtctcctcgaaattgatcatcttaattaattattttattttaagaaaattgactattttaattgattattttattttaaggaaattgaccatgttttagtctcttacaaatgtttaggaaaattaccaagcttctatataatttaattttaactcaaactataaaatatttgcattgagatctcttaattgggtccatcacacggtgctagtgatttaaaactatatagtataattaatttctataactttctttaattacattgaagtcccttggtttctggaattaatatatagtattgatattaCTAGCTGGCATTTGTTCATAACAGTGAGCAGCAGGTCTCACTTCAGAGAATCCGTTTTTAAAATAATATTCAAAAATAAAGTATTTATCGTTTTTGGTTGGTTTTGAAAGTATTTATCAAAACGGTGTCCACGTATGATCTGGAAATTTTAATAACAGAACACAGGAGAGCCACGCCATTTGGAATGTCGTGTTTAAGGTGAAAACCAAGCAACcccaagttaaaaaaaaaaaattaaaaaaaaaccaaGCAACCCCAAGTTAAAACGAGAATTTGTGAACAGTGCGTGAGATTATGCCTAAAGAAACCAAGCAAGTAAGCAACcccaagttaaaaaaaaaaaaaaaaaaaaaaaaactgaaaagtgAAGACCCACAGAAAGTGAGCATTATTTTCATGCggtcaaaatgaaaaagaaatgctCAAAAATTGGTGGGTCAGGCCAACCCAACTTGAGTTAAGGCCTGGACAAAGAAGCTCATTAATGTCCAAAGTTGTACTGAAATACACCAACTACCTTCAATTATTTCGCCAGCTAAATTAAGGCACACAATGGCCCTTACTATGCTGTCGTTTTACGAATGACCAAATTATTGGCCTACCTTTGTCACACCATAATATCTCGCTCCTTGTCAATTTTTACCTTGCATAGCTAACCCTACCAAAGATATTTCTTACTTTACATTTTTTATtatcagctagtcttgctatagacggatatttctgtttatagctaaagacgggtcaaataacttgaaagtggtgacatttttggcacccatcaccccacttgttgcttgtcaTATTaagaatgtggtattgtatttggcccgtctttagttatagacggatgtGTGCCATCtgtaatgagattttgtgtttaatTATACCCGATCCCCATCCGCACCTAAATCAAACTTGTAAAAAAATTATCTAAGACTTGAAATTACAATTTTTACTATATAAGATATTTAATGGATCAAAATAACTTCTAAATTATATTGTTGATAAACTATAAATTTGAATTATATAAAATTTTTATTGAGAAAGTAGTTATAGATTATAAAATTTCgcaattgctaaatcccgcacaccaCTTTACTCAATCCCGCACATTTTATCACTTTTTTCCATGACTAcccttcatttaaaaaaaaaaaaaaacccccaCAACTCCCAACCCTGACACCGCATGCCAGCCTCCCCCTCCCACAGCCCGACCACCCTCCGCCGCGCCGACCACCTGCTCCCACGTCGTGACCTTCATTCCATTCCCAACCCTCAGCGTTGGCCCAACACCAACACCCCTGAAAACCTAATTCTCTAATTCCCTAAATTACTAACAGTACAACTTTTGAGATTAATCAATTCCTGCAAATATGAATGGTAGTTTGAATGCAATAACCTAATAATATGTATCTAAATCTTTAATTGTAAATTATAAatcaaattaatgtttttttttactAGGGTTTGTGATTGAATTCAAATGATTCATCTAAGAAATGTGGTTGTGGAGTGGCGGCGGGCTGGTGGCGTGGATGGAGATCGGTAGGATAGGGCTTCGCATAGGTGGCCGGCTTGAAGACAGCCGTGGTGTGGTGTTCTGACGGTGCACGGCTTCGGGAGGGATGAGGGTGGTTGGATACTCGGGTGTTCtatatttttggtttttgattCTTTGTGATAGGGAGAAATGGGAGGGGTATAGGTGGAATAAAGGGGAAAATGTGCGGGATTTAAGTAAAAttatgtgcgggatttagcatgtCCCTAAAATTTAAAATACTAACAAAGTTTGAATTTGCATCGGTAAACAACTAAATAGTTGGATTGTGTTTGAAACACACAACCCCCATTATTGTCAACCCTATTACGGAATATTTTGAAAGTCTATAAGACTATAACACTCCAATAGAGTACACCCAGCAACATCTTACAGATACATATGCACCAAAATCGGTTTGTCACATATTTTTCTCTGATAGCAAAAGGAATCAGGAATGAATAGTATATTTGCACAGAATGAGTTGCAATTATCTACTCGTTCTTCGGACTCAGTTTACCGTGTCAAAtgtaaagcaaatgtaaactagtGACtaagacggagggagtagttCCTAACATATACAAGCATTTagctttaccaaaaaaaaaaaaaaaaaacatatacaaGCATTTAAAATGATGATTAATTAGCCAGCGAGGTAAAACTTAAAAATGACGATTAGTAAAAACATAGAGAAAATGCGCAAAATAATGAGTAATAATAATTAGATTAAATTACCTTTTCTTTGCTTAACAACAACCTTCTTCTTGACGGTAGATGGAGCTTCGGACTCTTGTATCGGAAATAAAACCCCATCAATACCCTGAACCGAAATCCTACCATCCGTATAAATATCCGGGTCGAACAAATAAGCCGACCCATCACCCTGCCCAAACCGGACCGAACCATCTGCCTCCTCGGCATCAACCTTATGTGGCAAACGCAGCGTTTCATACCTTACCTTACCAAAACGCCTCACTGAACTGTACATACTCTCCTCTGTTTGATACTCTGGTATAATGTGGTAGTACATTATTTGCTCAGGTGCACCAGGTTCACTCAGCTGGTCAGTTGTGAGTCTACTCATCGCCTCGTCGTTAGGGGCTAAAACGGTAATTACGTACCCCTCTGATACTAATCTCCCCATTTCTGTAGCTAATGAGGTTAAGTTGACTAGGATGTCAGCGAGTTCGTTGTAGCCGCCGTAATGTACCAGTGTGTGGATGAAGTCTTTCACCTGGCGAGCCCCGTTGAAATGGTGCTGCGCCCCACCGGGTCCTGGCGCTGGCGCAGGGGCTAATACTGGTCCCGGCGCCAGTGCGTCAAAAATGGGGACGGTTGGGGGAGACCCTGTAACCGGCCCCATCTTTGACAATCGACGGTTGGTCCTTTGATCCACAGTCGGGGAACCGCTTGGTAGCACGGCTGAGATTGAGCGTAGCTCCCGTCGGCGGTTGAAGTCCTCAAGGACTGATTGTGGAACCAGGAGCTTGTTAATTCCGTGGATCAGGCCGTCTGGTCTAACCACGGATTTTGGATAAACCACCTCCGCTGAGTCGTCGACCAACATTTTCATATTGGTCCAAGAGAGGCGGAGATGGTGCTTGGACAATGCCCTTTGTCGAGATGACTTAATCCAATGGATCGAGTCGACTCGAGAAGGGACAATGTGATGAAGAATGAGAGTTTGGAGGGACTTGAGATTTCGAGGCTCAAGCAAAAATTGCTTGAACTCGGAGTCCAAGTCCCGCTCCAGAACCTCATTCTCCGGAGCGAAGATGGTAAGGTTATGTTTCCCTACCATGTTCTCAAGGGATTGGAGTAAAAGCGCCTTCTCGACCAACTCCGCCAACTCAGTGTAACGCGAGTCGAGAAGGGCTACCAAGATTGAATTGGAGTTTATCAAACCAGCAGCATTTGGTTGATGAGCATTACTTGATGCAAATGcgaaagaaagaaagagaaatgTGATTAGAGAAAGTTTGGAAAAGCCATGGAAAAGAGAAGATGAAGCCATGGCACCTAATAATGTTGACAAACCAAACCTGTGGACTTAGTTTTGGAGCTTTTATTATGAGATTATTATTATGTCTTGTGTTTTGTGTAAGCAATGAGAGTGAAGCATGTGATTATATGGAAGGTTTGTGTGGAGTTGTTTAACTGATCAAATAAATGGAAAAATTGTTTGAGGAAGATATATATAAACAACACAAGGAGACGTGGGAAATGGGGTTCAATAACGCTGTTATTATTACTTTAATACGGAGTACTTTGTAATCTTCCTGCTAGCTATAGCATTATGAGTTTAAGACAGTCTGTAATCTCTGTATAGGAAAACCCTACACGTAATTCTTTGTTTAACAGATTTTTTAATGGAATAAATTATCGCTTTAATCTTGGACCAGTTTCAGTTCATCAAATTATCGAGTGGGGTTTTTGAGTGTTCATAAATTATATTCTAATTTGATTATATAAAAGGACTCCTAGTATTTTGTTTAATTGGAATTTATGTGCTTTAGAATGAAGATTAATCAAAGGGGTTTTTGAGTTGTCATACAAAAAAACAATTGCTTGCAGGAGATGTCTTGCTTTTTAGAAGATTAAAAAAATGTGCTTAGGAAGATGCCACGAACTACGCTCTTGGTAAATCTACCTTCCATGGCTGCTTTTGGAAGTATCATGGCAGTGCCATGGATATTATTGTTAACAAAGATATCTACGCGTTTACATAATAATTGGACTAAAGTTGAAAAGGAGTGGATTTGGTATTTTATTATCCCATTATTTATTGgatttaaataccattttatttGATAATTTAAAACATGTTTTTTGTAAAGAACATTATATGACATTAAAAGTAATACTTCTCAATACCTCATCTTTTTCATTACATTGCCTTCGTGGCTTACTTTCCCTAAAAATTTCTACACTCATTGCGTAAGTGTACCTCGTTATTGCCTCACAACATCGTCTCAACTGATCCAGTCGCATGGGAAAAATGTAAGTTTGGCTGATAATTTAGGTGAAGATGTTCGTGACCTGCAGTAGGTGCCAAGGATCAGGCCAACTCTGATCAGGACTTTGGCCATTATCCTAACCACACTGCTCTAATAATGGCCACTGCCATGCCTGCTTTGGGAGGTCCCAAGTATCAGTAcgagcccaaccaccagctgccaccaagGTCAACTGAAACCTTGTTCAActaagctcagaaaagtcctagggagttgatgagctcctatttctacaTATGTTTGACATCATTTGGAGCTCATTTGGTAGCATTTGGTAACGGTTTTTGACAATTCTAGCGTTATTTGACCAATTCCGAGTGCTTTATCATTTAGCAAGATTTTCTAGTGAAGAATGAAGTGCCAAGTGACCAAGAGAAGCATCAAAGGAAGGGTGAAGAACAAGCATTGAAGAAACATCATGAAGAAGCCTTCCAAGGATCAATCAAGCAACGATTGAAAAACGCACTCCAGCAGCtttctcgcacggtgcgagtttcctgCACTCAtttctcgcaccgtgcgagttttctgggtttataCCGTTTTGTATTACGGGCTTCTCCCATGTTAAGCCCACGGATATTAGGTTATGTTAGACTATATATAGTGTGTTTTCCTCTAGGTTAAGACATCTTATGCTcattttaattaatcaagttgtaattttgggaattattcatctttttgaTTGGGTTTAGATCTACTATGGAGAACTAATTTCCtcttcttaatccgactcaaaggtgtaatctttggttgtaagactccataatctttccttaattttcattatcattgttaatcctttgtgtttattttttgaattttggaaaccttgtttacattgagtaattaagtgtgatttccttgttgcttaattaatcaagctccttaatttattgttgttgggattattaagtgtgatttctttgtaatctcatctttgcaataccttgttattatgctaatgaatgtgatttcttcttggcttaattagcaagtaaaggattaacttgtaattaggcattaatcgtgatttcattgtgtctaattacccttATTGAATCTCTAGTGCTTTTATCTTCTTATTAATTtaaccaatgtatgtgatttctacttgggaggattgataagttgggttatttgattaagtgtgatttccttgtcatttaaccattattaaggagatttaggAGAATAATCTCCACAATAAGGTGATaatattaattagaaggattgatTTAGTGGTTTTATCAACTAAAGTGCCTCACTTTAACGAGTTGGATTAAGTCTTTCTTAAATTTgataaatttccatcttaaaattTGATTGCTTGATTACTTGTTGCTCACTCTTATTTGaatattgttttgtttttgttactTTTGAAAACCAAACCACCCCCCGCCCCTCCCCCTTTTACATACTTGTTaatttgtcacaattgttctaattgctCTCTTGAATTCACCATTGCAAAaccccccttctcttgggttcgatcccattgcttgctactttactagtttataattagtattAATTAATACGTtttgtggtatataaattgttaatttggtcgtcttaaatagcgacgttttaggcgtgtcaaattttggcgccgttgccggggaaggtaacggttttgctagtgcttttattgttgtttttagaATAGTTGTGTTAGCAATTTTTCATTTCACAATTTTATTTTCGTGTTTATTACTTGTGTGAACCTTTTTGATTGTGTGCTTTTGTGTAGAATTGTTTATGGTCAATACTAGGAACTCAAGTGAGCCACTTTTTCCATACAACCCGGAAATTCAAAGATCACTTGCTTGGATAGGAGGAGGTATTAGAAGAGAGAACCCGGTTATTCAAGAGATTAATCCCGTGACTCAACAAGACCAAGAGGAAGATAACATCATCTCTTTTGAAACCGATCCACAACCCATAAGAATCATCATGGGTGATGCCGAGAACCCACCACACAATGATGCACAAAGGGATGATCCACCAAGGCCTAGGACCATCAAAGAACTCACCGCCCCGGACCTTACATAAGTACCCTTGTGTATCTCCTTTACGGCCTTAGCGGAAAATGTCACCTTTGAACTCAAGTCCGGGCTCATCCGGCCACCAATTGCCCCAATTCCATGGACTTAGTACGGAGGATCCCAATAAGCATCTAAATAAATTCCATGTAgtttgctcaagcatgaagccTAATGGGGTTACCGACAAGCAACTTCAACTAAGAGCCTTCCCTTTCTCACTCAAGGATGCGGCAAATGATTGGCTTTACTATCTTCCCACCGGGAGCATCACTACTTGGAATCACATTAAGAAGGCCTTCCTAGAGAAGTATTTTCCCGCTAGTCTCTCCTCtcaattaaaaaaagaaataagtaatgttgaacaaatggatggagagaacttgtatgagtattgggagaggttcaaACAACTTCTTGCTAGTTGTCCATACCATGGGTATACCGACCACGACCTACTCTTGAACTTTTGTGGTGGTCTCCTTGAGGATGGTGCTAGGATGATTAAAGCCGCTACACAAGGAGGGATTGAGTACATGTCGGTCCAAGAGGAAAATGATTTGATTGAAAGGTTGGTGGGAAGTTCTATTAATTTCGGGAGGAGAGTGAAGAAGGCAAGTGTGGCATCTTCTTCAAGGCAAAACTCCAACCATATGGAAGACAAAGTTGATTTTGTTACCAATTTGGCTAAGGAACTTGCAAAAGGGAATGGGAGCACAtctcatgtgaaattttgtggtcTTTGTAATGATCCAACTCATCCCACCGATGGGTGTCCATCTTTGCAAACGGAGGAAGCAAGTGAAGCGGTGAAGACTCTTGGGTTTAGGAAATTTGACCCTTATTCCAATACTTACAATGAGGGGTGGAAGGCTCACCCAAATTTTGGGTGGGGTggcaaccaaaaccaaaaccaaaagggaCCTTCAAATTCTTCATTtcaaaagcaaaatcaaaatcaaaaccaatcaCACAATTTCTTGGAAGATATGATGAAGGCCCTTGCTATGAATCAAGTGGCAATGCAAAAAGAAAGCCAAGCCTTGCTAAACAATACCAAGGAATTCCAAACCGCCGTGCTTCAACAAAATCGGCTTACCGACTCTAGAATTGGTAACTTTGAGACCCAAGTTGGTCAAATTCTCAACACACTCACTACACAATCCCCTCAAGGAGGGAGCCTCCCTTCTTACACAATTCCTCCACCCACCAAGGAACAAGCAAAAGCAGTCTCTTTGAGGAATGGTAGAGAGTTGGTAGAGGCACCCAAGGCTCCTAAGAAATCAAGACCACTTCCCATTGTTCATGAAGTGGAGGATGTagttgaagatgaaattgaagtAGTAGTGGAACATGGGAAAGCATCTACACCCGATCAAGTGAGGATCAATGAACCACTTCCGGAATACGAGCCACAAGCTTCATTTCCAAGTGCTTTGAATGACACAAGGATAATTGACAAGAAGACTTCAAGCCTTTACGATATCTTtcgtaaagtggaggtaaacatTCCACTTCTTGACCTTCTTAGTAGTGTGCCCAAACATGCAAAGTttttgaaagagttgtgcaaTACTAAGAGGGTCAACAAGGCCAAGAGTATGAAAAAAgtaagggctagtgaacatgtATCGAAAATGTTTAAAAAATGTTTGCCACAAAAATGTAGTGA contains:
- the LOC141658874 gene encoding fasciclin-like arabinogalactan protein 17, which translates into the protein MASSSLFHGFSKLSLITFLFLSFAFASSNAHQPNAAGLINSNSILVALLDSRYTELAELVEKALLLQSLENMVGKHNLTIFAPENEVLERDLDSEFKQFLLEPRNLKSLQTLILHHIVPSRVDSIHWIKSSRQRALSKHHLRLSWTNMKMLVDDSAEVVYPKSVVRPDGLIHGINKLLVPQSVLEDFNRRRELRSISAVLPSGSPTVDQRTNRRLSKMGPVTGSPPTVPIFDALAPGPVLAPAPAPGPGGAQHHFNGARQVKDFIHTLVHYGGYNELADILVNLTSLATEMGRLVSEGYVITVLAPNDEAMSRLTTDQLSEPGAPEQIMYYHIIPEYQTEESMYSSVRRFGKVRYETLRLPHKVDAEEADGSVRFGQGDGSAYLFDPDIYTDGRISVQGIDGVLFPIQESEAPSTVKKKVVVKQRKGKFLQTACKLAGALRQDSHFKLCDE
- the LOC141588386 gene encoding uncharacterized protein LOC141588386, with protein sequence MIKAATQGGIEYMSVQEENDLIERLVGSSINFGRRVKKASVASSSRQNSNHMEDKVDFVTNLAKELAKGNGSTSHVKFCGLCNDPTHPTDGCPSLQTEEASEAVKTLGFRKFDPYSNTYNEGWKAHPNFGWGGNQNQNQKGPSNSSFQKQNQNQNQSHNFLEDMMKALAMNQVAMQKESQALLNNTKEFQTAVLQQNRLTDSRIGNFETQVGQILNTLTTQSPQGGSLPSYTIPPPTKEQAKAVSLRNGRELVEAPKAPKKSRPLPIVHEVEDVVEDEIEVVVEHGKASTPDQVRINEPLPEYEPQASFPSALNDTRIIDKKTSSLYDIFRKVEVNIPLLDLLSSVPKHAKFLKELCNTKRVNKAKSMKKVRASEHVSKMFKKCLPQKCSDPGMFTIPCKIGDLDCQNAMLDLGASINVLPTYLYESLKLRPLKPTRTVISLADRSNIYPKGIVEDVLVKVGDMIFPADFYVIEMEPEKGSTPILLGRPFMRTSNTKIDVSSGCLTMEFEGKKIEYSIHEAMKYPTEISSFVFS